One genomic window of Camelina sativa cultivar DH55 chromosome 5, Cs, whole genome shotgun sequence includes the following:
- the LOC104789710 gene encoding protein PLANT CADMIUM RESISTANCE 11: protein MKNSSNGDQPIQSRVKAKAWSTDLCECWININSCCLTCWCPCVAFGRIAEVVDRGSTSCGVSGALYMIIFMLTGFGGSSLYSCFYRTKLRAQYNLKERPCCDCCVHFCCEPCALCQEYRQLQNNKAFDLSIGFK, encoded by the exons ATGAAGAATTCCTCCAACGGCGACCAACCCATCCAAAGCCGTGTCAAGGCCAAGGCTTGGTCGACTGATTTGTGCGAATGTTGGATAAACATAAACTCATGTTGCTTGACTTGTTGGTGTCCATGTGTTGCCTTTGGACGCATCGCAGAGGTTGTAGACAGAGGATCCACGTCTTGTGGTGTGAGCGGAGCATTGTACATGATCATATTCATGCTGACCGGGTTCGGAGGAAGCAGTCTCTACTCTTGCTTTTACCGAACAAAACTAAGAGCCCAGTACAATCTCAAGGAGAGACCTTGTTGTGACTGTTGTGTCCACTTTTGCTGCGAGCCATGCGCTCTTTGTCAAGAGTATAGGCAACTTCAAAACAACAAAGCCTTCGACTTGTCCATCGG GTTTAAATAA
- the LOC104787913 gene encoding transcription factor PERIANTHIA-like isoform X1, with the protein MQSSFKTVPFNPDFYSQSSYFFRGDTCLEEFHQPVNGFHHDEPLDLSPNVTIASSANLHYTTFDTGMDCGGLRKRLEVEGECLDTGQLVYQKGTRLVAGGVGGGGGGEVNGSLENWCDSVSAMADNSQHTDTSTDIDTDDKTQLNGVHQGVVLATNCSDQSKVKSSEQRTLRRLAQNREAARKSRLRKKAYVQQLENSRVRLAQLEEELKRARQQGSVVESGVTANHTHLPAGNGAFSFELEYTRWKEEHQRLINDLRSGVNSQLGDNELRMLVDAVMSHYNEIFRLKGIGTKVDVFHMLSGMWKTPAERFFMWLGGFRSSELLKILGNHVDPLTDQQLIGICNLQQSSQQAEDALSQGMEALQQSLLETLSSASMGPNSSANVADYMGHMAMAMGKLGTLENFLRQADLLRQQTLQQLHRILTTRQAARAFLVIHDYISRLRALSSLWLARPRD; encoded by the exons aTGCAGAGCAGCTTCAAGACCGTTCCTTTCAACCCTGATTTCTACTCTCAATCCTCTTACTTCTTCAG AGGAGATACTTGTCTTGAAGAGTTTCATCAACCAGTCAATGGGTTTCATCATGATGAACCTCTCGATTTAAGTCCAA atGTCACTATTGCTTCTTCAGCCAACTTACACTACACGACGTTTGATACG GGTATGGATTGTGGTGGCTTGAGGAAGAGACTTGAAGTAGAAGGTGAGTGTTTGGATACAGGGCAGTTAGTATATCAGAAAGGGACAAGGTTGGTAGCAGGAGGAGTAGGAGGAGGGGGAGGAGGAGAAGTGAACGGCAGTTTAGAGAACTGGTGTGATTCGGTTTCAGCTATGGCTGATAACAGTCAACATACTGACACTTCCACAGATATTGATACTGATGACAAGACTCAG TTAAATGGGGTTCATCAAGGGGTGGTTTTGGCTACAAATTGTTCAGATCAATCCAAGGTGAAATCTAGTGAACAAAGG ACACTTAGAAGACTGGCTCAGAACCGTGAGGCTGCTAGGAAAAGTCGATTGAGAAAAAAG GCATATGTTCAGCAACTTGAGAATAGTCGAGTCAGGCTAGCGCAGCTGGAGGAAGAGCTCAAACGAGCTCGCCAACAG GGAAGTGTGGTTGAAAGCGGAGTTACAGCGAATCACACACACTTGCCAGCTGGAAATG GTGCCTTTTCATTTGAATTGGAATATACACGTTGGAAAGAAGAACATCAAAGGCTGATCAACGACTTAAGATCGGGTGTGAATTCTCAGTTAGGTGACAACGAGCTACGCATGCTAGTAGATGCTGTGATGAGTCACTACAATGAAATATTCAGGCTAAAAGGAATTGGCACTAAAGTTGACGTCTTTCATATGCTCTCAGGCATGTGGAAGACGCCTGCTGAGAGATTTTTCATGTGGTTAGGTGGATTTAGATCATCTGAGTTacttaag ATATTGGGGAACCATGTGGATCCGTTGACTGATCAGCAGTTGATAGGCATCTGCAACCTTCAACAGTCGTCTCAGCAAGCAGAAGATGCATTGTCACAAGGCATGGAAGCGTTGCAACAATCGCTTCTTGAGACACTTTCCTCTGCTTCAATGGGTCCAAACTCTTCAGCAAATGTTGCTGACTATATGGGTCATATGGCTATGGCTATGGGGAAACTTGGCACTCTCGAAAACTTCCTTCGCCAg GCAGATCTATTAAGGCAACAAACTCTGCAACAGCTACACAGAATTCTCACCACACGACAAGCTGCTCGCGCTTTTTTGGTCATCCACGACTATATTTCTCGGCTTAGAGCACTTAGCTCTCTTTGGTTAGCCCGACCAAGAGACTAG
- the LOC104787913 gene encoding transcription factor PERIANTHIA-like isoform X2, translating into MQSSFKTVPFNPDFYSQSSYFFRGDTCLEEFHQPVNGFHHDEPLDLSPNVTIASSANLHYTTFDTGMDCGGLRKRLEVEGECLDTGQLVYQKGTRLVAGGVGGGGGGEVNGSLENWCDSVSAMADNSQHTDTSTDIDTDDKTQLNGVHQGVVLATNCSDQSKTLRRLAQNREAARKSRLRKKAYVQQLENSRVRLAQLEEELKRARQQGSVVESGVTANHTHLPAGNGAFSFELEYTRWKEEHQRLINDLRSGVNSQLGDNELRMLVDAVMSHYNEIFRLKGIGTKVDVFHMLSGMWKTPAERFFMWLGGFRSSELLKILGNHVDPLTDQQLIGICNLQQSSQQAEDALSQGMEALQQSLLETLSSASMGPNSSANVADYMGHMAMAMGKLGTLENFLRQADLLRQQTLQQLHRILTTRQAARAFLVIHDYISRLRALSSLWLARPRD; encoded by the exons aTGCAGAGCAGCTTCAAGACCGTTCCTTTCAACCCTGATTTCTACTCTCAATCCTCTTACTTCTTCAG AGGAGATACTTGTCTTGAAGAGTTTCATCAACCAGTCAATGGGTTTCATCATGATGAACCTCTCGATTTAAGTCCAA atGTCACTATTGCTTCTTCAGCCAACTTACACTACACGACGTTTGATACG GGTATGGATTGTGGTGGCTTGAGGAAGAGACTTGAAGTAGAAGGTGAGTGTTTGGATACAGGGCAGTTAGTATATCAGAAAGGGACAAGGTTGGTAGCAGGAGGAGTAGGAGGAGGGGGAGGAGGAGAAGTGAACGGCAGTTTAGAGAACTGGTGTGATTCGGTTTCAGCTATGGCTGATAACAGTCAACATACTGACACTTCCACAGATATTGATACTGATGACAAGACTCAG TTAAATGGGGTTCATCAAGGGGTGGTTTTGGCTACAAATTGTTCAGATCAATCCAAG ACACTTAGAAGACTGGCTCAGAACCGTGAGGCTGCTAGGAAAAGTCGATTGAGAAAAAAG GCATATGTTCAGCAACTTGAGAATAGTCGAGTCAGGCTAGCGCAGCTGGAGGAAGAGCTCAAACGAGCTCGCCAACAG GGAAGTGTGGTTGAAAGCGGAGTTACAGCGAATCACACACACTTGCCAGCTGGAAATG GTGCCTTTTCATTTGAATTGGAATATACACGTTGGAAAGAAGAACATCAAAGGCTGATCAACGACTTAAGATCGGGTGTGAATTCTCAGTTAGGTGACAACGAGCTACGCATGCTAGTAGATGCTGTGATGAGTCACTACAATGAAATATTCAGGCTAAAAGGAATTGGCACTAAAGTTGACGTCTTTCATATGCTCTCAGGCATGTGGAAGACGCCTGCTGAGAGATTTTTCATGTGGTTAGGTGGATTTAGATCATCTGAGTTacttaag ATATTGGGGAACCATGTGGATCCGTTGACTGATCAGCAGTTGATAGGCATCTGCAACCTTCAACAGTCGTCTCAGCAAGCAGAAGATGCATTGTCACAAGGCATGGAAGCGTTGCAACAATCGCTTCTTGAGACACTTTCCTCTGCTTCAATGGGTCCAAACTCTTCAGCAAATGTTGCTGACTATATGGGTCATATGGCTATGGCTATGGGGAAACTTGGCACTCTCGAAAACTTCCTTCGCCAg GCAGATCTATTAAGGCAACAAACTCTGCAACAGCTACACAGAATTCTCACCACACGACAAGCTGCTCGCGCTTTTTTGGTCATCCACGACTATATTTCTCGGCTTAGAGCACTTAGCTCTCTTTGGTTAGCCCGACCAAGAGACTAG
- the LOC104787910 gene encoding protein PLANT CADMIUM RESISTANCE 11-like, whose product MKNSSNGDQPIQSRVKAKAWSTDLCECWININSCCLTCWCPCVAFGRIAEVVDRGSTSCGVSGALYMIIFMLTGFGGSSLYSCFYRTKLRAQYNLKERPCCDCCVHFCCEPCALCQEYRQLQNNKAFDLSIGWHGNMERQARLAAASAFAPSAPPSLQEPMSRLN is encoded by the coding sequence ATGAAGAATTCCTCCAACGGCGACCAACCCATCCAAAGCCGTGTCAAGGCCAAGGCTTGGTCGACTGATTTGTGCGAATGTTGGATAAACATAAACTCATGTTGCTTGACTTGTTGGTGTCCATGTGTTGCCTTTGGACGCATCGCAGAGGTTGTAGACAGAGGATCCACGTCTTGTGGTGTGAGCGGAGCATTGTACATGATCATATTCATGCTGACCGGGTTCGGAGGAAGCAGTCTCTACTCTTGCTTTTACCGAACAAAACTAAGAGCCCAGTACAATCTCAAGGAGAGACCTTGTTGTGACTGTTGTGTCCACTTTTGCTGCGAGCCATGCGCTCTTTGTCAAGAGTATAGGCAACTTCAAAACAACAAAGCCTTCGACTTGTCCATCGGGTGGCATGGGAATATGGAACGACAAGCACGACTTGCGGCTGCATCTGCATTTGCGCCTTCCGCTCCTCCATCGCTTCAAGAGCCCATGTCTAGATTGAATTAG
- the LOC104787915 gene encoding ATP-dependent Clp protease adapter protein CLPS1, chloroplastic isoform X1, with amino-acid sequence METTICGRLALAPSTLFNSKSGGDKHSLSKGPCLSRGVLMTLSTSAALGKGGGVLDKPIIEKTTPGRESEFDLRKSKKMAPPYRVILHNDNFNKREYVVQVLMKVIPGMTVDNAVNIMQEAHINGIAVVIVCAQADAEQHCMQLRGNGLLSSVEPDGGGC; translated from the exons ATGGAGACTACGATTTGTGGGAGATTAGCTCTCGCACCATCCACTCTCTTCAATTCTAAatcag GAGGGGACAAACATTCACTCTCAAAAGGACCATGTTTGAGTCGTGGTGTTCTTATGACCTTGTCTACATCTGCCGCATTAGGTAAAGGAGGGGGTGTCTTGGACAAACCCATTATAGAGAAAACCACTCCTGGTCGTGAATCCGAGTTTGATTTGAG GAAATCAAAGAAGATGGCTCCACCTTACAGGGTGATACTACACAACGACAACTTCAACAAGAGGGAATATGTGGTTCAGGTGTTGATGAAGGTAATACCAGGTATGACTGTAGACAACGCAGTTAACATTATGCAAGAAGCCCACATCAACGGTATTGCAGTTGTGATCGTCTGTGCTCAGGCCGATGCAGAGCAACACTGTATGCAGCTGCGTGGTAACGGCCTTCTCAGTTCCGTTGAACCCGATGGTGGAGGCTGCTGA
- the LOC104787915 gene encoding ATP-dependent Clp protease adapter protein CLPS1, chloroplastic isoform X2, which produces METTICGRLALAPSTLFNSKSGDKHSLSKGPCLSRGVLMTLSTSAALGKGGGVLDKPIIEKTTPGRESEFDLRKSKKMAPPYRVILHNDNFNKREYVVQVLMKVIPGMTVDNAVNIMQEAHINGIAVVIVCAQADAEQHCMQLRGNGLLSSVEPDGGGC; this is translated from the exons ATGGAGACTACGATTTGTGGGAGATTAGCTCTCGCACCATCCACTCTCTTCAATTCTAAatcag GGGACAAACATTCACTCTCAAAAGGACCATGTTTGAGTCGTGGTGTTCTTATGACCTTGTCTACATCTGCCGCATTAGGTAAAGGAGGGGGTGTCTTGGACAAACCCATTATAGAGAAAACCACTCCTGGTCGTGAATCCGAGTTTGATTTGAG GAAATCAAAGAAGATGGCTCCACCTTACAGGGTGATACTACACAACGACAACTTCAACAAGAGGGAATATGTGGTTCAGGTGTTGATGAAGGTAATACCAGGTATGACTGTAGACAACGCAGTTAACATTATGCAAGAAGCCCACATCAACGGTATTGCAGTTGTGATCGTCTGTGCTCAGGCCGATGCAGAGCAACACTGTATGCAGCTGCGTGGTAACGGCCTTCTCAGTTCCGTTGAACCCGATGGTGGAGGCTGCTGA
- the LOC104787914 gene encoding GDT1-like protein 5 gives MGSLLQGFTKSLAMTFLSEVGDKTFFAAAILAMRYPRRLVLAGCLSALIVMTILSATLGWAAPNLISRKWTHHITTILFFGFGLWSLWDGFKGAGGSEELAEVEAELDSDMKKTKDQSKKDSSKIEDEQKKQKRPFLTAFFSPIFLKAFSINFFGEWGDKSQLATIGLAADENPVGVVLGGILAQTLCTTAAVLGGKSLASQISERIVALSGGMLFIIFGIQSFLTPVDA, from the exons ATGGGTTCGCTTTTGCAG GGTTTTACTAAATCTCTCGCTATGACTTTCCTCTCCGAGGTTGGTGACAAAACGTTCTTTGCTGCTGCT ATTTTGGCGATGCGTTATCCTAGGAGACTTGTGTTGGCTGGTTGTTTATCAGCTTtgatt GTCATGACTATTCTATCTGCTACACTCGGTTGGGCTGCTCCAAATCTG ATCTCTCGTAAATGGACCCATCATATAAcaacaattttgttctttggCTTCGGGTTATGGTCTTTGTGGGACGGTTTTAAAGGAGCAGG gGGTTCTGAAGAATTGGCAGAAGTTGAAGCAGAACTG GATTCTGATATGAAGAAGACTAAAGATCAATCGAAAAAAGACAGCAGTAAG ATTGAAGATGAACAGAAAAAGCAGAAAAGACCATTCCTTACTGCATTCTTCTCTCCCATTTTTCTCAAGGCGTTTTCAATTAACTTCTTTGGTGAGTGGGGTGACAAGAGTCAG CTTGCGACAATTGGTTTGGCTGCAGATGAAAATCCAGTTGGCGTGGTCCTTGGCGGAATTTT GGCACAAACATTGTGCACCACAGCTGCTGTGCttggtggcaagagcttagcATCTCAAATATCCGAACGAATT GTGGCTCTTTCCGGTGGAAtgcttttcattatttttggcATCCAGTCGTTTCTTACTCCGGTTGATGCTTGA
- the LOC104787912 gene encoding protein PLANT CADMIUM RESISTANCE 12, with translation MYGNGPVFKAEGTSFRDQPYAEQLPQGLWTTGLCDCHEDAHICVQTAIMPCISFAQNVEIVNRGTIPCMNAGLIHLALGFVGCCWLYAFPSRTTLREHFALPEEPCRDFWVHIFCTPCAICQESRELKNRGADPSIGWVSNVEKWSREKVTPPIVVPGMMR, from the exons atgtaTGGGAATGGGCCGGTGTTTAAGGCGGAGGGGACGTCGTTCCGGGATCAACCGTACGCCGAACAGCTTCCTCAGGGACTATGGACCACCGGTCTTTGCGATTGTCACGAAGATGCTCACATTT gTGTTCAGACAGCTATAATGCCATGCATCTCCTTCGCTCAAAACGTCGAGATCGTAAACAGAGGAACCATAC CTTGTATGAACGCAGGTTTGATTCATCTAGCGTTAGGCTTTGTGGGTTGTTGTTGGCTTTATGCGTTCCCAAGCCGGACCACCCTTAGGGAACATTTCGCATTGCCTGAGGAACCATGCCGTGACTTTTGGGTCCATATCTTTTGCACCCCTTGCGCTATTTGTCAAGAATCTAGAGAGCTCAAGAACCGCGGCGCTGACCCTTCCATCG GTTGGGTTTCGAATGTAGAGAAATGGAGCCGAGAAAAAGTGACTCCTCCCATAGTAGTACCTGGCATGATGCGCTAG
- the LOC104787911 gene encoding probable carboxylesterase 6 produces the protein MGATTLTHVTTINPNNTNIHGPVVDEVEGLIRVYKDGHVERSQVVPCVGTSLPLELGVACSDIVIDKLTNVWARLYVPMMTTTTVSKLPLIVYFHGGGFCIGSASWSCYHEFLARLSARSRCLIMSVNYRLAPENPLPAAYEDGVNAIIWLNKARNDTLWAKLCDFGRIFLAGDSAGGNIAHHVAARLASTELKPLEIEGTILIQPFFGGEARTESEKRVGNNKRSVLTLSSSDAWWRLSLPRGANREHPYCKPVKTKSSTVMMRTLVCVAEMDLLMDRNMEMCDGSNEEVIKRVVYKGVGHAFHVLGKSHQLAHTTTLEMLCHIDAFINHYEPFN, from the coding sequence ATGGGAGCCACCACATTGACCCATGTGACCACCATTAACCCTAATAACACAAACATTCATGGACCGGTCGTAGACGAAGTGGAAGGCCttataagagtttacaaagacGGCCACGTGGAACGTTCTCAAGTCGTGCCGTGTGTGGGTACTTCACTACCCCTCGAGCTCGGCGTCGCTTGCTCCGATATTGTCATAGACAAGTTGACCAACGTATGGGCACGTCTCTATGTCCCGATGATGACAACGACGACGGTCTCTAAGTTACCGTTGATTGTCTACTTCCACGGTGGAGGATTCTGCATCGGCTCAGCTTCATGGTCGTGTTACCACGAGTTCTTGGCTAGATTGTCCGCTCGCTCGCGGTGCTTGATCATGTCTGTAAATTACCGTCTAGCCCCTGAGAACCCTCTTCCGGCAGCTTACGAAGACGGGGTCAATGCCATTATTTGGCTCAACAAAGCAAGAAACGATACCTTGTGGGCCAAGCTATGTGACTTTGGCAGGATCTTCTTGGCCGGAGACAGCGCCGGAGGCAACATCGCGCACCATGTCGCAGCAAGATTAGCATCCACCGAGCTAAAGCCACTGGAGATAGAAGGAACCATCCTGATCCAGCCTTTCTTCGGCGGGGAGGCGCGTACTGAGAGCGAGAAGCGCGTGGGGAACAACAAAAGATCGGTTCTGACACTGTCGTCTTCTGACGCGTGGTGGAGGCTGTCTTTGCCACGTGGTGCAAACAGAGAGCATCCGTATTGTAAACCGGTGAAAACCAAGTCGTCGACGGTGATGATGAGGACGCTGGTGTGCGTGGCGGAGATGGATCTGCTGATGGACAGAAACATGGAGATGTGCGATGGTAGTAATGAGGAAGTGATCAAGCGCGTGGTGTATAAAGGCGTTGGTCACGCGTTTCATGTTCTCGGTAAGTCTCATCAGCTTGCGCACACCACAACTCTGGAGATGTTGTGCCACATCGACGCTTTTATCAACCACTACGAGCCCTTTAATTAG